The following are encoded in a window of Aneurinibacillus migulanus genomic DNA:
- a CDS encoding NAD(P)H-hydrate dehydratase has protein sequence MYVVSAQQMRDIDRFTIEQIGIPSLVLMENAGVAVVREIEKRWPTGAVVVLAGSGNNGGDGLVIARHLLNKGRDVKVWLFGEVEKRSDDCKRQLEMIQNCGYAVNFWTQEGGEVVQTDMRQATVIVDALLGTGTKGELRSPYPFILEKLKDCSGAVLAVDIPTGVNSDTGEVARYTVQAAVTVTFAFPKWGHFSYPGADYVGELVVSDISIPLQVIDEFALRDMVLTGEQLRKELPERRSFSHKGTYGHALVLAGSKEMTGAPVLSASAGLRVGCGLLTLAVPEPALPIVASKINEPVFWEWPAEEGYFARESYTLLKQRIASFDVVAIGPGLGTWEGGNNWLRKIINMVDVPLVLDADALNLLSENLSILREKKGQIILTPHPGEMGRLCGCTVAEIERDRVGYARSFAQDYEVYVVLKGTYTLIATPDGKVFINTMGSAALAKGGTGDVLTGMLAGMLAQKVAQDEAIEVGIQLAVYLHGIAGRICGEKSMYATLAGDVIDNIGSAIKSLSFASGSSVTDFPGN, from the coding sequence TCGGGGAACAATGGGGGAGACGGCCTCGTGATTGCACGTCATTTGCTTAACAAAGGGCGTGACGTGAAGGTATGGTTATTCGGAGAAGTGGAGAAACGAAGCGATGATTGTAAGCGGCAGCTAGAGATGATACAGAACTGCGGATATGCCGTGAATTTCTGGACGCAAGAAGGCGGGGAAGTGGTACAAACGGATATGAGGCAGGCGACGGTAATTGTGGACGCTCTTCTAGGTACGGGAACAAAAGGAGAGTTACGCTCCCCCTATCCGTTTATTCTAGAAAAATTAAAAGACTGCTCGGGAGCAGTGCTGGCGGTCGATATTCCGACCGGTGTGAATAGCGATACAGGGGAAGTGGCTCGGTATACGGTGCAGGCTGCTGTAACGGTGACATTTGCTTTTCCAAAATGGGGTCATTTTTCATATCCAGGTGCTGACTATGTTGGTGAACTTGTTGTCTCTGATATCTCTATTCCGTTGCAGGTTATCGATGAATTTGCATTACGGGATATGGTCCTAACGGGAGAGCAATTACGCAAAGAATTGCCTGAACGCCGCTCTTTTTCCCATAAGGGAACATATGGGCACGCTCTCGTGCTTGCCGGTTCGAAAGAAATGACTGGGGCCCCCGTTTTGTCTGCTTCTGCAGGGCTTCGCGTAGGGTGCGGTCTGCTGACGTTAGCTGTTCCTGAACCGGCTTTGCCTATTGTTGCCAGTAAAATCAATGAACCTGTCTTTTGGGAATGGCCTGCAGAAGAAGGGTACTTTGCCCGTGAAAGCTACACACTGCTAAAACAAAGAATCGCTTCGTTTGATGTTGTTGCTATTGGACCGGGTTTGGGCACATGGGAGGGCGGCAATAACTGGCTTAGGAAAATCATCAACATGGTAGATGTGCCGCTTGTCCTGGATGCTGATGCGCTGAACCTGCTCTCGGAAAATCTCTCCATTCTCCGTGAAAAAAAAGGCCAGATCATCCTTACGCCGCATCCGGGAGAGATGGGGAGGCTATGCGGTTGCACGGTAGCTGAAATCGAAAGGGACCGTGTAGGTTATGCCCGGTCGTTTGCCCAGGATTATGAGGTGTATGTTGTTTTGAAAGGAACGTATACGCTAATCGCTACTCCAGATGGAAAAGTATTCATTAATACGATGGGATCGGCTGCGCTTGCAAAGGGAGGCACAGGCGATGTGCTGACTGGCATGCTTGCGGGCATGCTCGCGCAGAAAGTGGCCCAGGATGAAGCAATCGAGGTAGGAATTCAACTGGCAGTATATCTTCATGGGATAGCTGGCAGGATTTGCGGTGAGAAGTCGATGTATGCTACATTGGCAGGCGATGTCATTGACAATATTGGATCGGCTATAAAAAGCTTGTCGTTTGCCAGCGGCTCATCCGTTACAGATTTCCCAGGAAATTGA
- a CDS encoding outer membrane lipoprotein-sorting protein → MMKRVFLLSVVFLLLFSALVGCGPKSSGDVAQDLTKQVEKMSGYKSKASLSVQTGKAPQEYEVEVWYKKPNFYRISLTSKQRNITQIILRNNEGVFVLTPHLNKSFRFQSEWPEKHGQVYLYESLAKSIVNDTARKFQGEGEQYTFEVKADYQNRSLTSQKITLNKSLEPVRVDVMDTNMNPMVTVQYSSFDLNPKFDADAFDKERNMQAAILDSVPVLAGATTKKHEDSFGVIEPNYLPKGVTLKGIEKVNDEEGMQIVLKYEGERPFNLIESKSKATTVNLVTGEPVDLGYTVGVVVGDAKKTLRWDYDGVEYMLSSGDLPVEEMAEIAKSMFNQVGK, encoded by the coding sequence ATGATGAAGCGAGTTTTTTTATTATCCGTTGTTTTTCTGCTGCTTTTTTCGGCGCTTGTCGGCTGCGGCCCAAAATCATCAGGAGATGTAGCGCAGGACTTGACTAAACAAGTAGAGAAGATGTCTGGCTATAAGTCAAAAGCTTCTCTATCGGTACAGACTGGAAAAGCGCCACAAGAATATGAAGTAGAAGTATGGTATAAAAAGCCGAATTTTTATCGCATTTCTTTAACATCTAAGCAACGGAACATTACGCAGATCATTTTGCGTAACAATGAGGGAGTATTTGTCCTAACTCCTCATCTAAACAAAAGCTTTCGTTTTCAGAGTGAGTGGCCGGAGAAACATGGTCAAGTGTATTTATACGAATCATTGGCGAAAAGTATTGTAAATGACACTGCGAGGAAATTCCAGGGTGAAGGTGAGCAATATACGTTTGAGGTAAAGGCAGATTATCAAAATCGTTCGCTGACAAGTCAGAAAATCACGCTCAATAAATCACTGGAGCCGGTACGTGTGGATGTAATGGATACAAATATGAATCCAATGGTCACTGTGCAGTATAGCTCGTTCGATTTAAATCCCAAGTTTGATGCAGATGCTTTTGACAAAGAGCGAAATATGCAGGCTGCCATTCTGGATTCTGTTCCTGTATTAGCTGGAGCAACAACTAAGAAGCATGAAGATAGCTTTGGAGTTATTGAACCGAATTATTTGCCTAAAGGTGTAACGTTAAAAGGAATAGAGAAGGTTAATGATGAAGAAGGCATGCAAATCGTTTTGAAGTATGAAGGTGAGCGGCCGTTTAATCTTATTGAAAGTAAATCGAAGGCGACCACGGTTAATCTAGTGACTGGTGAACCTGTGGATTTAGGCTATACGGTTGGTGTGGTGGTTGGAGATGCTAAGAAAACATTGCGTTGGGATTACGATGGGGTAGAATACATGCTGTCGTCTGGAGATTTACCGGTAGAAGAAATGGCAGAAATAGCAAAGTCTATGTTTAATCAGGTAGGTAAATAA